A genomic window from Massilia sp. METH4 includes:
- the hrpA gene encoding ATP-dependent RNA helicase HrpA, producing the protein MSEAIKQSPSSSPATQNATNASREPRRGKGERPAGERAAVERRGNGENPAGERRGSGEQPAGERRGNGEKTAGERRGDDRRPPREKLTPEQVAAREAERLFRNPLPPITFPEDLPVSGRRQEIADALRKHQVVIVSGETGSGKTTQLPKICLELGRGQKGLIGHTQPRRIAASSTAKRIAQELGSPLGEHVGYKVRFNDTLHKGASVKLMTDGILLAETQTDPLLKGYDTIIIDEAHERSLNIDFLLGYLKQILPRRPDLKVIITSATIDAERFARHFSQEGKPPVPVIEVSGRLYAVEVRYRPVEREQITLPEGANAAKPQLRTAAAAREKRDLMDAIVDGVDELCRLGSGDVLVFLPGEREIRDAAEALRKHHPPHVEILPLFARLSVEEQDRVFRTTNARRIVLATNVAETSLTVPGIRYVVDAGLARVKRYSYRNKVEQLQIEPVAQSAANQRAGRCGRVADGVCIRLYDEDDFNKRPKFTDPEILRSSLASVILRMKSLHLADVESFPFIEPPLARAIADGYQLLQELGAVDDDNRLTNLGRKLAKLPLDPRVGRMILAAQEYTCLTEVLIVAAALSVQDPRDRPIEHQQAADQAHQKFADEKSEFNSYLKIWHWFAEAIEHKKTNRQLQDNCRANFLSQLRLREWRDVHSQLLTLVKEQGWRMNETPATYEQMHLALLTGLLGNIGFKMEDDPGYLGARGIKFHIWPGSSLGKKAGKWVMAAELVETTRLYARTIARIEPEWVEKIGAHLLKKSWGEPRWEKRQAQVTAAEKATLYGLTVYSQRRINYALYKPAEAREIFIRDALVGGDYDTRAPFFAHNHRLVKEIENLEHKSRRQDVLVDDQLIEAFYDKLIPHDVVNGAGFEAWYKKASQAEPKLLYLVKEDLMRHEAAGVTTELFPKKMLAAGVEMALTYHFEPGTPRDGVTLHVPLYALNQLSRERCEWLVPGMLKEKVHLLLKSLPQKQRRHMVPLPEYAQKFCDRINEKLAFGRGDLVDAIIADIREQVTITVLTSDFKPEQLPAHHFMNFKVIDEHGRQLDMGRNLATLQAEYGAQARQSFQKMAENAPPASSASLAQLGTARSEKGARHGGIAAEVKAGGKPGTAPPPAAPAAPAPAAAHTNITAWTFGELPELLEIVQGKLTLIGFPALVDKVTHCDLEVFDDPNVAARTHRIGLRRLFALQMKDQIKFVEKSIPNLQQMGMQFMSMGTQEELRDQIIAKAIDIACLQDPLPTDAASFNKRKDEGKSRLVLLVNEIARLVSQVLTEFHGLPKRLQGINQQAAADMQEQLKGLVHKRFLLDTEFAQLAHFPRYLKAMNVRLEKLRADPARDAKAMAEWHQAAQPYLRVARDKSAGKNTDPKLVEYRWLLEELRVGLFAQELRTPMPVSVKRLFKVWESMQR; encoded by the coding sequence ATGTCTGAAGCCATCAAGCAGTCCCCTTCCTCTTCCCCCGCGACACAGAACGCAACGAATGCCTCGCGCGAACCGCGTCGCGGCAAGGGGGAACGTCCCGCAGGCGAGCGTGCGGCCGTCGAGCGCCGCGGTAACGGTGAAAATCCGGCCGGCGAACGGCGCGGCAGCGGTGAGCAGCCCGCTGGCGAACGCCGCGGTAATGGTGAAAAAACCGCCGGCGAACGCCGGGGCGATGACCGCCGTCCACCGCGGGAAAAGCTCACGCCCGAGCAGGTTGCCGCGCGTGAGGCCGAGCGCCTGTTCCGCAATCCGCTGCCGCCAATCACGTTCCCAGAAGACTTGCCCGTTTCGGGCCGCCGGCAGGAGATTGCGGACGCCTTGCGCAAGCACCAGGTGGTGATCGTCTCCGGTGAAACGGGTTCGGGCAAAACGACCCAGTTGCCAAAGATCTGCCTGGAGCTGGGCCGCGGCCAGAAGGGCTTGATCGGCCACACGCAGCCGCGAAGGATCGCCGCGTCGTCTACGGCCAAGCGGATCGCCCAGGAACTGGGCTCGCCCCTGGGCGAGCACGTGGGCTACAAGGTGCGCTTCAACGACACCTTGCACAAGGGTGCTTCGGTCAAGCTGATGACGGACGGTATCCTGCTGGCCGAAACGCAGACCGACCCGCTGCTCAAGGGCTACGACACGATCATCATCGACGAGGCGCACGAGCGCAGCCTGAACATCGACTTCCTGCTGGGTTACCTGAAACAGATCCTGCCGCGCCGGCCGGACCTGAAGGTGATCATCACGTCCGCCACGATCGATGCCGAGCGCTTCGCCCGCCATTTCAGCCAGGAGGGCAAGCCGCCCGTGCCGGTGATCGAGGTATCGGGCCGCCTGTACGCCGTGGAAGTGCGCTACCGGCCCGTGGAGCGCGAGCAGATCACGTTGCCGGAAGGCGCCAACGCGGCGAAACCGCAACTGCGCACGGCCGCCGCCGCGCGCGAGAAGCGCGACCTGATGGACGCGATCGTCGATGGCGTCGACGAACTGTGCCGCCTCGGTTCCGGCGACGTGCTGGTGTTCCTGCCCGGCGAGCGCGAGATCCGCGACGCGGCGGAGGCGCTGCGCAAGCATCATCCGCCGCACGTGGAAATCCTGCCGCTGTTCGCCCGCCTGTCGGTGGAAGAGCAGGACCGCGTGTTCCGCACCACGAACGCGCGCCGCATCGTGCTGGCCACCAACGTGGCGGAAACCTCGCTGACGGTGCCGGGCATCCGCTACGTGGTCGATGCCGGCCTGGCGCGCGTCAAGCGCTACAGCTACCGCAACAAGGTCGAGCAGTTGCAGATCGAGCCGGTCGCGCAATCGGCGGCGAACCAGCGGGCCGGCCGTTGCGGCCGCGTGGCCGACGGGGTCTGCATTCGTCTGTACGACGAGGACGATTTCAACAAGCGGCCGAAGTTCACCGATCCGGAAATCCTGCGCTCCTCGCTCGCTTCCGTCATCCTGCGCATGAAGTCCCTGCACCTGGCGGACGTGGAGTCGTTCCCGTTCATCGAGCCGCCGCTGGCGCGCGCGATCGCGGACGGCTACCAGCTGCTGCAGGAACTGGGCGCCGTCGACGACGACAACAGGCTGACGAACCTGGGCCGCAAGCTGGCCAAGCTGCCGCTCGATCCGCGCGTGGGCCGCATGATCCTGGCAGCGCAGGAATACACCTGCCTGACCGAGGTGCTGATCGTGGCGGCCGCGCTGTCCGTGCAGGACCCGCGCGACCGGCCCATCGAGCACCAGCAGGCGGCCGACCAGGCGCACCAGAAATTCGCCGACGAGAAGTCGGAGTTCAACTCTTACCTCAAGATCTGGCACTGGTTCGCCGAGGCGATCGAACACAAGAAGACCAACCGCCAGTTGCAGGACAATTGCCGCGCCAACTTCCTGTCGCAGCTGCGGCTGCGCGAATGGCGCGACGTGCATTCGCAATTGCTGACGCTCGTAAAGGAGCAGGGCTGGCGCATGAACGAAACGCCGGCCACCTACGAGCAGATGCACCTGGCGCTGCTGACGGGCTTGCTGGGCAATATCGGCTTCAAGATGGAAGACGATCCGGGCTACCTGGGTGCGCGCGGCATCAAGTTCCATATCTGGCCCGGTTCCTCGCTGGGCAAGAAGGCGGGCAAGTGGGTGATGGCGGCCGAGCTGGTGGAAACCACGCGGCTGTATGCCCGCACCATCGCGCGCATCGAGCCGGAATGGGTGGAAAAGATCGGCGCCCACCTGCTGAAGAAATCGTGGGGCGAGCCGCGCTGGGAAAAACGCCAGGCGCAGGTAACGGCGGCCGAGAAGGCCACCTTGTATGGCCTCACGGTGTACAGCCAGCGCCGCATCAACTACGCGCTGTACAAGCCGGCGGAGGCGCGCGAGATCTTCATTCGCGACGCGCTGGTGGGCGGCGACTACGACACGCGCGCGCCGTTCTTTGCGCACAATCACCGGCTGGTGAAGGAGATCGAGAACCTCGAGCATAAATCGCGCCGGCAGGACGTGCTGGTGGACGACCAGCTGATCGAGGCGTTCTACGACAAGCTGATCCCGCACGACGTCGTCAACGGCGCCGGCTTCGAGGCCTGGTACAAGAAGGCATCGCAGGCCGAACCCAAGCTGCTGTACCTCGTCAAGGAAGACCTGATGAGGCACGAGGCGGCTGGCGTGACGACGGAACTGTTCCCGAAGAAGATGCTGGCGGCCGGCGTGGAAATGGCGCTCACGTATCACTTCGAGCCGGGCACGCCGCGCGACGGCGTCACGCTGCATGTGCCGCTGTATGCGCTGAACCAGCTCTCGCGCGAGCGCTGCGAATGGCTGGTGCCGGGCATGCTGAAGGAGAAGGTGCACCTGCTGCTGAAGTCCCTGCCGCAGAAGCAGCGCCGCCACATGGTGCCGCTGCCGGAATATGCGCAGAAGTTCTGCGATCGCATCAACGAGAAGCTGGCCTTCGGCCGCGGCGACCTGGTCGACGCGATCATTGCCGACATCCGCGAGCAGGTCACGATCACGGTGCTGACTTCCGACTTCAAGCCCGAACAGCTGCCGGCGCACCACTTCATGAACTTCAAGGTGATCGACGAGCATGGCCGCCAGCTGGACATGGGCCGCAACCTCGCCACCCTGCAGGCGGAGTACGGCGCGCAGGCGCGGCAAAGCTTCCAGAAGATGGCGGAGAATGCGCCGCCGGCGTCAAGCGCATCGCTCGCGCAACTCGGTACGGCAAGGTCGGAGAAAGGCGCCAGGCACGGCGGCATCGCGGCCGAGGTGAAGGCGGGCGGCAAGCCCGGCACGGCACCGCCGCCGGCCGCGCCGGCAGCTCCGGCACCGGCCGCGGCGCACACGAACATCACGGCATGGACATTCGGCGAATTGCCGGAACTGCTGGAGATCGTGCAGGGCAAGCTCACGCTGATCGGCTTCCCGGCGCTGGTGGACAAGGTTACGCACTGCGACCTGGAAGTGTTCGACGACCCGAACGTGGCGGCGCGCACGCACCGCATCGGCCTGCGCCGCCTGTTCGCGCTGCAGATGAAGGACCAGATCAAGTTCGTCGAGAAAAGCATCCCGAACCTGCAGCAGATGGGCATGCAGTTCATGAGCATGGGCACGCAGGAGGAATTGCGCGACCAGATCATCGCCAAGGCGATCGACATCGCCTGCCTGCAGGACCCGCTGCCGACGGACGCGGCTTCGTTCAACAAGCGCAAGGATGAAGGCAAGTCGCGCCTGGTGCTATTGGTGAACGAGATCGCCCGCCTGGTGTCGCAGGTGCTGACGGAGTTCCACGGCTTGCCGAAGCGGCTGCAGGGCATCAACCAGCAGGCCGCCGCGGACATGCAGGAACAGTTGAAGGGGCTGGTGCACAAGCGCTTCCTGCTCGATACCGAGTTCGCGCAGCTGGCGCATTTCCCGCGCTACCTGAAGGCGATGAACGTGCGGCTGGAAAAGCTGCGCGCCGATCCCGCGCGCGACGCCAAGGCGATGGCCGAGTGGCACCAGGCCGCCCAGCCTTACCTGCGCGTGGCGCGCGACAAGTCGGCCGGCAAGAATACCGATCCGAAGCTGGTGGAGTATCGCTGGCTGCTGGAGGAGTTGCGCGTGGGGCTGTTCGCGCAGGAGTTGCGCACGCCGATGCCGGTGTCGGTCAAGCGCCTGTTCAAGGTATGGGAGTCGATGCAGAGGTAG
- a CDS encoding PHB depolymerase family esterase encodes MVKRNAGARLVRSLMKAGTAQRKAAAKIVDTMFAVPKGSVRKRPAKSASTVLAAPRVRTPPAAPVAPGQWLAGHHASGAQQMPYWLYLPQGEVPPQGLPLVLMLHGCQQTATQFAQGTRMNTVAQKKGFAVLYPQQSVTVHAQRCWRWFDRATQAGGGDVQPVAAILARVLSQYPIDRRRVYVCGISAGAGMANIMALNFPDVFAAVGLHSGPVFGAGHGTVGALGVMRHGGGLRTEPAIREVLARRADFPLMPAILFQGDADTVVHAVNQQQLVRQSLLLNGVPPDAPVKVTRRGTRSGHEIRDYLVGNKVVLRVVRIDTLDHAWSGGDPKIAFHAKGPDASRMMLEFFGKHRR; translated from the coding sequence ATGGTCAAGAGAAATGCCGGTGCGCGCCTGGTGCGTTCCCTGATGAAAGCGGGCACCGCCCAGCGCAAGGCCGCGGCGAAGATCGTCGACACGATGTTCGCCGTGCCGAAAGGCAGCGTGCGCAAGCGGCCGGCCAAGAGTGCGAGTACTGTCCTCGCGGCGCCGCGCGTGCGCACGCCGCCGGCGGCCCCGGTGGCGCCGGGACAGTGGCTCGCCGGCCATCATGCGAGCGGTGCGCAGCAGATGCCGTACTGGCTGTACCTGCCGCAAGGCGAAGTGCCGCCGCAGGGTCTCCCACTGGTGCTGATGCTGCACGGCTGCCAGCAGACCGCCACCCAGTTCGCGCAGGGCACGCGCATGAACACGGTGGCGCAAAAGAAGGGCTTTGCGGTGCTGTACCCTCAGCAATCGGTGACGGTGCACGCGCAGCGCTGCTGGCGCTGGTTCGACCGGGCCACGCAGGCGGGTGGTGGCGATGTGCAACCGGTGGCGGCGATCCTCGCCAGGGTGTTATCCCAATACCCGATCGACCGGCGCCGCGTCTACGTGTGCGGCATCTCGGCCGGCGCCGGCATGGCCAACATCATGGCGCTCAATTTCCCCGACGTGTTCGCGGCAGTGGGCTTGCATTCGGGACCGGTGTTCGGTGCCGGGCATGGCACCGTGGGCGCGCTGGGCGTGATGCGCCACGGCGGCGGCTTGCGCACCGAACCGGCGATCCGCGAAGTGCTGGCGCGGCGCGCGGATTTCCCGCTGATGCCGGCGATCCTGTTCCAGGGCGATGCCGATACGGTGGTGCATGCCGTGAACCAGCAGCAACTCGTGCGGCAGAGCCTGCTCCTGAATGGCGTGCCGCCCGATGCGCCGGTGAAGGTCACGCGGCGTGGCACCCGCAGTGGGCATGAAATCCGCGACTACCTGGTGGGCAACAAGGTGGTGCTGCGCGTGGTGCGCATCGATACGCTGGACCATGCGTGGAGCGGCGGCGATCCGAAGATCGCCTTCCACGCGAAGGGGCCGGACGCGAGCCGGATGATGCTGGAGTTTTTCGGCAAGCACCGGCGATAA
- a CDS encoding PRC-barrel domain-containing protein yields MSYLDRDPFGIYRDRDNDGPGPRLMGADTLMGEDVYNRQEEDLGDIKEIMIDMQSGQIAYAVLSFGGILGMGDKLFAVPWQALQLDTVNKRFILDVAKERLENAPGFDKDRWPDMASAEFGSQISSFWGTQTAMPGQMTSTGSVMGSGTSTMQSGSSYGQSQSGSLSGSSGSSMGGSSGMSSQSGSLGSSGSGLGSSSLDLGRGDADLTDKNVNQAGGLSNQNTSYDPSKKY; encoded by the coding sequence ATGAGCTATCTCGACCGAGACCCGTTTGGCATTTACCGTGACCGCGACAATGATGGCCCTGGCCCACGCCTGATGGGTGCAGACACGCTGATGGGCGAAGACGTGTACAACCGCCAGGAAGAAGACCTGGGCGACATCAAGGAAATCATGATCGACATGCAGTCCGGCCAGATCGCCTATGCCGTGCTGTCGTTCGGCGGCATCCTGGGCATGGGCGACAAGCTGTTCGCCGTGCCCTGGCAAGCCCTGCAACTCGATACCGTGAACAAGCGCTTCATCCTCGACGTGGCGAAAGAGCGCCTGGAAAACGCGCCGGGCTTCGACAAGGACCGCTGGCCGGACATGGCCAGCGCCGAATTCGGCAGCCAGATCAGCAGCTTCTGGGGTACCCAGACCGCCATGCCGGGGCAGATGACGTCCACCGGCAGCGTGATGGGCTCCGGCACCAGCACCATGCAAAGCGGCTCCAGCTATGGCCAGAGCCAGTCGGGCAGCCTGTCTGGCAGCTCCGGCAGCAGCATGGGCGGCAGCAGCGGCATGTCCAGCCAGAGCGGCAGCCTGGGCAGCAGCGGCAGCGGCCTGGGCAGCAGCAGCCTGGACCTGGGGCGCGGCGATGCCGACCTGACGGACAAGAACGTCAACCAGGCCGGCGGGCTGTCGAACCAGAACACCAGCTATGATCCGAGCAAGAAGTATTAA